A part of Corvus cornix cornix isolate S_Up_H32 chromosome Z, ASM73873v5, whole genome shotgun sequence genomic DNA contains:
- the CZH5orf63 gene encoding glutaredoxin-like protein C5orf63 homolog isoform X2, which produces MRLPGMLLPRVAAPPGCCSPRDAAPRPLRSAVPGLLNPAEGVVTALEVSAAAGDSEEASGYTVPCWARRRPPLNIWWRKSSVGVSTAAGFAVPTHVGSLVCGCGTYFPVQHFLGYL; this is translated from the exons ATGCGGCTCCCCGGGATGCTGCTGCCCCGGGTTGCTGCTCCCCCGGGTTGCTGCTCCCCCCGGGATGCGGCTCCGCGGCCGCTCCGGAGCGCGGTACCCGGGCTCCTTAATCCTGCGGAGGGTGTTGTTACAGCTTTGGAAGTATCGGCAGCAGCGGGAGATAGTGAGGAGGCCTCTGGATACACTGTACCCTGCTGGGCTCGCCGGAG ACCTCCTCTGAACATCTGGTGGCGTAAAAGCTCTGTGGGGGtctccacagctgcaggatTTGCTGTCCCCACTCACGTGGGCTCCTTGGTCTGTGGCTGTGGCACCTATTTTCCCGTTCAGCATTTCCTTG gtTATTTGTAA